Proteins encoded by one window of Streptomyces uncialis:
- a CDS encoding MFS transporter encodes MKPGATSDPRSVRRVLIASTIGTAIEWYDFYLYATASALVFGPLFFPGSSTAGGVLASFATYAAGFVARPLGGLLFGHFGDRVGRKSMMVWTLLVMGIATFGVGLLPTYDTAGVLAPVLLVTLRVAQGIGIGGEWGSAVLLSTEHGPPGRRGFFSSWPAMGFALALFASNLTFVLLSQLPEEDFLTWGWRLPFLASIVLVGIGIWVRLGIEETPEFVRGRAESRPARVPVIMVLRRWPRRVVIGILASLGTGSVIAMFTVFLVAHAAKSGPEVRSTVLTWLMIAALGECVTLPLFGALSDRFGRRPVMIFGYVVSVAALIPAGAWLSSGDPTLVALVFIPALTLAHGAIYGGLAAFLVDLFPTMVRFSAIAVTYQVGVTISSFWPLVAVAIVGDASALLPVVALFAVVQLAAAIAVACAPDSRADADLAADPAGERRPVGRAVQGEVGDHR; translated from the coding sequence GTGAAACCCGGGGCGACCTCGGATCCTCGTTCGGTCCGCCGGGTGCTGATCGCGAGCACGATCGGCACCGCCATCGAGTGGTACGACTTCTATCTGTACGCGACGGCGTCCGCGCTGGTGTTCGGCCCGCTGTTCTTCCCGGGGTCGTCGACCGCCGGCGGTGTGCTCGCGTCGTTCGCCACCTACGCGGCCGGGTTCGTCGCGCGCCCGCTGGGCGGCCTGCTGTTCGGCCACTTCGGCGACCGGGTGGGCCGCAAGTCGATGATGGTGTGGACGTTGCTCGTCATGGGCATCGCCACGTTCGGCGTCGGCCTGCTGCCCACCTATGACACGGCCGGTGTCCTCGCGCCGGTCCTGCTGGTGACGTTGCGTGTCGCGCAGGGCATCGGCATCGGCGGCGAATGGGGAAGCGCGGTGCTGCTCAGCACCGAACACGGCCCGCCCGGACGCCGGGGCTTCTTCAGCAGCTGGCCCGCGATGGGCTTCGCGCTGGCGTTGTTCGCCAGCAACCTGACCTTCGTACTGCTCTCCCAGCTGCCCGAGGAGGACTTCCTGACCTGGGGGTGGCGGCTGCCGTTCCTGGCGTCGATCGTCCTGGTCGGCATCGGTATCTGGGTCCGGCTGGGGATCGAGGAGACACCGGAGTTCGTGCGTGGCCGGGCGGAGAGCCGCCCCGCCCGGGTACCGGTGATCATGGTGCTGCGGCGGTGGCCGCGCCGCGTGGTGATCGGCATCCTCGCCTCGCTCGGCACCGGGTCGGTGATCGCGATGTTCACCGTGTTCCTGGTGGCGCACGCGGCGAAGTCCGGGCCGGAGGTGCGGTCGACCGTGCTGACCTGGCTGATGATCGCGGCCCTCGGGGAGTGCGTGACACTGCCGCTGTTCGGCGCGCTGTCCGACCGGTTCGGCCGCCGGCCGGTCATGATCTTCGGCTACGTGGTCTCGGTGGCGGCGCTGATCCCGGCGGGCGCCTGGCTGTCCTCCGGCGATCCGACACTGGTCGCCCTGGTGTTCATCCCCGCGCTGACCCTCGCGCACGGCGCCATCTACGGTGGCCTGGCCGCGTTCCTGGTGGACCTGTTCCCGACGATGGTGCGGTTCTCCGCGATCGCCGTGACCTACCAGGTGGGCGTCACGATCTCCAGCTTCTGGCCGCTGGTCGCGGTCGCGATCGTCGGCGACGCGTCGGCGCTGCTCCCGGTGGTCGCGCTGTTCGCGGTGGTCCAGCTCGCGGCGGCGATCGCCGTGGCGTGCGCGCCGGACTCACGCGCTGACGCGGACCTGGCCGCGGATCCGGCAGGCGAACGCCGACCAGTCGGCCGCGCAGTCCAAGGCGAGGTCGGCGACCACCGGTGA
- a CDS encoding ParB/RepB/Spo0J family partition protein gives MPVDQLTETGLVRVAGSSPDHVSALAQCPDDLPPILVHRPTMRVIDGVHRLRAAKLRGDATIGVRFVDGTEEDAFVLAVSANVNQGLPLTLADRTAAASRILSSHPHLSDRLIASTAGLSTKTVAAIRQRATGEMTQLHTRLGRDGKVRPLDASRGRTIASQAISNNPDLSLRAIARIAGISVGTARDVRERMRRGENPIPPRHRLSAENCTDNDAPENNAPGNSTGGGNGTPRAERDRLLRSLRTDPSLRFCETGRALLRLLDANTLDAAQWDRLAAAVPPHWSPVVADLALDCAADWSAFACRIRGQVRVSA, from the coding sequence GTGCCGGTCGACCAGTTGACGGAAACGGGTCTCGTGCGGGTCGCCGGCTCCAGTCCGGACCACGTCAGCGCGCTCGCGCAGTGTCCGGACGACCTCCCGCCGATCCTCGTGCACCGGCCGACCATGCGGGTGATCGACGGCGTGCACCGCTTGCGCGCGGCCAAGCTGCGCGGGGACGCCACCATCGGCGTGCGGTTCGTCGACGGCACCGAGGAGGACGCGTTCGTCCTGGCCGTGAGCGCCAACGTGAACCAGGGTTTACCGCTGACGCTGGCCGACCGAACCGCCGCCGCCTCCCGGATCCTCTCGTCGCATCCGCACCTGTCGGACCGGCTGATCGCGTCGACAGCCGGTTTGTCCACCAAGACGGTGGCCGCGATCCGGCAGCGTGCAACCGGCGAAATGACTCAGTTGCACACCCGCCTCGGCCGCGACGGGAAAGTGCGGCCACTCGACGCCTCCCGTGGACGCACGATTGCGAGTCAGGCAATTTCGAACAATCCAGATCTTTCGTTGCGGGCGATCGCCCGAATCGCCGGAATATCGGTCGGCACCGCCCGGGATGTCCGGGAAAGAATGCGGCGCGGCGAGAATCCTATTCCGCCGCGGCATCGCCTTTCCGCCGAAAACTGTACGGATAACGACGCACCGGAGAACAACGCACCGGGCAACAGCACCGGCGGTGGCAACGGCACGCCGCGCGCCGAGCGGGACCGGTTGCTGCGCTCGCTGCGCACCGATCCGTCGTTGCGGTTCTGCGAGACCGGCCGCGCGCTCCTGCGGCTGCTCGACGCCAACACCCTCGACGCCGCGCAGTGGGACCGCCTCGCGGCGGCCGTCCCCCCGCACTGGTCACCGGTGGTCGCCGACCTCGCCTTGGACTGCGCGGCCGACTGGTCGGCGTTCGCCTGCCGGATCCGCGGCCAGGTCCGCGTCAGCGCGTGA